A genome region from Cutaneotrichosporon cavernicola HIS019 DNA, chromosome: 5 includes the following:
- a CDS encoding uncharacterized protein (Major Facilitator Superfamily): MAAITPHTASSLQYDIAYEKDVEGAGGFSDVSKDSVHSEAPLDKLEFDWTEAEERKVVRKLDLVVLLLLFFGFVSFQLERNNIANAVSSTLFKDVGITQNQYNTGQGLLYLGIILFEIPSQMLIQKLGPQRWLTAQVFAFGLVATLQMFMHNYGSFLVTRIVLGIVECGYIPGALYTLSTFYKRTELGSRTSFFYLGNVIVIGIGGLMAAGIFRIKNHLRPWQNLFLIEGCVAIFCGAVFLVFLPDSPQNPLPLLGRSFSPFTQREREIIYARVILDDPRKAGPRTPLTSEDIMNTLTNWRNYPHILHIVACVTASSAMTQYAPLLIKGFGFDTIRANALSSVGGWIAVLVMASSGLLSDKVRSKGLLVMALTTCSLVMWIAFQSMSHTSNKWGKYATMALTTGFALTWHPLNATWLSLNQRTPQHRAVAMAMFAMASNVGALCGSQLLRANDAPTYPIGFRVGVGLVAFGTGVAVLQHAQYRWSNRQNSAQVARGNELRTDRPEVYVE; encoded by the exons ATGGCAGCTATAACACCCCATACAGCAAGCTCCCTCCAAT ATGACATCGCGTACGAAaaggacgtcgagggcgcAGGAGGCTTCAGCGACGTCTCGAAGGATTCAGTGCATAGCGAAGCACCCTTGGACAAGCTCGAGTTCGACTGGACCGaagccgaggagcgcaaggtcgtgcgcaagctcgacctcgtaGTCCTCCTACTCCTGTTCTTCGGCTTCGTTTCCTTCCAGCTGGAGCGGAACAACATCGCCAAcgccgtctcctccacccTTTTCAAGGATGTCGGTATCACCCAGAACCAGTACAACACCGGCCAGGGGCTGCTCTACCTCGGCATCATCCTCTTCGA AATCCCCTCACAGATGCTCATCCAGAAGCTCGGCCCGCAGCGCTGGCTCACCGCCCAGGTGTTCGCGTTCGGACTCGTGGCCACACTCCAGATGTTCATGCACAACTACGGCTCCTTCCTGGTCACACGCATTGTCCTGGGCATTGTCGAGTGTGGATACATCCCCGGCGCACTCTACACCCTCTCGACGTTCTATAAGCGCACCGAGCTCGGTTCACGCACCTCGTTCTTTTACCTCGGCAACGTCATAGTCATTGGCATTGGCGGTCTCATGGCTGCTGGCATCTTCCGCATCAAGAACCACCTCCGACCCTGGCAGAACCTGTTCCTCATCGAAGGCTGTGTCGCCATCTTCTGCGGGGCCGTCTTCCTGGTCTTCCTTCCCGATAGCCCGCAAaatcccctccccctcctcggcagGAGCTTCTCGCCTTTCACtcagcgcgagcgcgagatcaTCTACGCTCGCGTTATCCTAGATGACCCGCGCAAAGCAGGCCCACGAACCCCACTCACAAGCGAGGACATCATGAACACGCTCACAAACTGGCGCAACTATCCGCACATCCTGCACATCGTTGCGTGCGtcaccgcctcctcggccatgaCGCAGTACGCACCCCTCCTTATCAAGGGGTTTGGTTTCGACACGATCCGCGCCAACGCCCTCTCCTCCGTCGGCGGCTGGATTGCCGTGCTCGTCATGGCATCCTCTGGCTTACTCTCCGACAAGGTCCGCAGTAAAGGGTTGCTCGTGATGGCCCTCACCACCTGCTCGCTCGTCATGTGGATCGCATTCCAGTCCATGTCCCACACCTCAAACAAGTGGGGCAAATACGCAACCATGGCACTCACCACCGGATTTGCACTCACCTGGCATCCTCTCAACGCCACATGGCTGAGCTTGAACCAACGTACGCCACAGCATCGCGCGGTCGCCATGGCCATGTTCGCTATGGCGAGCAATGTCGGTGCACTCTGCGGCTCGCAGCTACTGCGTGCGAACGACGCGCCGACATACCCAATCGGGTTCAGAGTCGGTGTGGGGCTTGTGGCGTTCGGAACAGGCGTCGCAGTGTTGCAACACGCACAGTACCGCTGGAGCAACCGCCAAAACAGCGCTCAGGTCGCGCGTGGCAACGAGCTGCGTACGGATAGACCAGAGGTGTACGTAGAGTAG
- a CDS encoding uncharacterized protein (non-haem dioxygenase in morphine synthesis N-terminal), whose protein sequence is MTVGTTDDFKSIPVLDLTRVETDKAGLLADLRQALVHVGFFYVKNHGIDVDFLDATTAKAIEFFDLPLEEKLKADKINSPTFLGYSVQGNEITKNKKDNREQLDFANELEEFWKPGQPEYERLTGPNVWPDEAAIPGFKEAILEYWDRTHELSNRLSRLVAEALGLAPDALEKYVTENQQHRAKLIKYPAVDELAPSDGNQGVGAHRDTASLLTVLYQANDMPGLQVQNHAGEWIDATPMRGTFVVNIGTGLEYLVDGVAVATTHRVLNPVPGKGPRYSIAYFQGARLDQKLYPTPIPQEILDQKPTNVVTDTAGFQFAALYAQNPGLYAVVNRMSSHRDVAGKWYPELSKEHGIDVSGTNAGY, encoded by the coding sequence ATGACCGTTGGTACTACCGACGACTTCAAGTCGATCCCAGTGCTCGACCTCACGCGTGTAGAGACGGACAAGGCCGGTCTGCTCGCAGATCTGCGGCAAGCACTCGTACATGTCGGCTTCTTCTACGTCAAGAACCACGGCATCGACGTTGACTTTTTGGACGCGACCAccgccaaggccatcgAGTTCTTTGACCTGCCGCTTGAGgagaagctcaaggcggACAAGATCAACTCGCCTACCTTCCTGGGATACAGCGTGCAGGGCAACGAGATCACCAAGAACAAGAAGGACAACCGCGAGCAGCTGGACTTTGCCAACGAACTCGAGGAGTTCTGGAAGCCCGGCCAGCCAGAGTACGAGCGCCTGACGGGCCCAAACGTGTGGCCtgacgaggcggccatCCCCGGTTTCAAGGAGGCCATCCTCGAGTACTGGGACCGGACGCACGAGCTCTCCAACCGCCTCAGCCGTCTtgtggccgaggcgctcggcctcgctccCGACGCGTTGGAGAAGTATGTGACAGAGAACCAGCAGCACcgcgccaagctcatcaagTACCCTgccgttgacgagctcgcgccaAGTGACGGAAACCAGGGCGTCGGCGCACACCGCGACACAGCCTCGCTCCTGACCGTGCTGTATCAGGCCAACGACATGCCTGGTCTCCAAGTCCAGAACCACGCTGGCGAGTGGATTGACGCTACCCCCATGCGCGGAACGTTTGTCGTCAACATCGGCACAGGGCTCGAATatctcgtcgacggtgtcgccgtcgccaccacccaccgCGTCCTCAACCCTGTACCGGGCAAGGGACCACGCTACTCGATCGCGTACTTCCAGGGTGCCCGCCTCGACCAGAAGCTCTACCCTACCCCGATCCCCCAGGAGATCCTCGACCAGAAGCCCACCAACGTCGTCACGGACACGGCTGGGTTCCAGTTCGCCGCACTGTATGCCCAGAACCCAGGACTATATGCCGTCGTCAACCGCATGAGCTCACATCGCGATGTTGCGGGCAAGTGGTACCCAGAGCTGTCGAAGGAGCACGGGATCGACGTGTCGGGGACGAATGCGGGATACTAG
- a CDS encoding uncharacterized protein (DnaJ central domain) yields the protein MAKWRPGISITSVDFATYLTVFSNMVADTAYYDLLEIHIEATEVEIKRAYKKKAMKHHPDKNPDDPLAHETFQAIGQAYETLMDPNLRESYDRYGPDGPPRGGGGYADEFDMFESMFGGFGMGGMGGASFGFDPAGRGPRPKRGLNTDLEYPITLEEAYKGKRVVMSLERDRNCKTCKGRGGREGMKMTTCGKCEGKGVIFADRHLAPGVVGKMRVTCTDCDGAGEHIREKDRCKRCKGKKVTKEKKRVEFQIEPGTENGERIALKGEGDEEPDVPAGDVIFHIRIKPHTAFMRASQSPADLQTTVTLNLSEALLGFKRILVVHLDGRGLRVESKRGERIIQHGDELVIRGEGMPVRGRATKGDLYVKFKVEMPGVSWASRQGDSAVNLPAPLPDLDPEPEKVDLRYLSSVRR from the exons ATGGCAAAGTGGAGGCCCGGAATTTCCATCACTTCTGTTGATTTTGCCACCTATCTCACCGTCTTCAGCAACA TGGTTGCCGATACTGCCTACTATGATCTCCTTGAGATCCACATCGAGGCcaccgaggtcgagatcaAGCGTGCTTACAAGAAAAAGGCCATGAAGCACCATCCT GACAAGAACCCCGACGATCCCCTGGCGCACGAGACATTCCAGGCCATCGGACAGGCGTACGAGACACTCATGGACCCAAACCTC CGCGAAAGCTACGACCGGTATGGCCCGGACGGACCaccgcgcggcggcggtgggtATGCGGATGAGTTTGACATGTTCGAATCCATGTTCGGCGGGTTTGGTATGGGCGGAATGGGGGGCGCGTCGTTTGGCTTCGACCCCGCAGGAAGAGGGCCCAGGCCGAAGCGCGGGCTTAACACCGACCTGGAGTACCCGATTaccctcgaggaggcgtaCAAAGGCAAGCGGGTGGTGATGTCGCTGGAGCGCGACCGCAACTGCAAGACGTGTAAGGG gcgaggaggacgtgaGGGCATGAAGATGACCACGTGTGGCAAGTGTGAGGGCAAGGGCGTCATCTTCGCAGACAGACAT CTGGCACCTGGCGTGGTCGGCAAGATGCGTGTCACGTGCACGGACTGCGACGGAGCGGGCGAACACATCCGCGAGAAAGACCGCTGCAAGCGCTGCAAGGGCAAAAAGGTCACAAAGGAAAAGAAGCGCGTTGAGTTCCAGATCGAGCCGGGGACGGAGAATGGCGAGCGTATCGCGCTCAAgggagagggcgacgaggag cctGACGTCCCCGCCGGCGACGTCATCTTCCACATTCGCATCAAGCCGCACACAGCGTTCATGCGGGCGTCACAATCGCCCGCGGACCTGCAGACGACTGTTACCTTGAATCTTTCCGAAGCGCTGCTGGGATTCAAGCGCATCCTTGTCGTCCACCTCGATGGGCGAGGGCTGCGCGTCGAGTCGAAACGTGGTGAGCGAATCATCCAACATggtgacgagctcgtcatTCGCGGTGAGGGCATGCCCGTGCGTGGTCGCGCAACCAAGGGCGACCTGTATGTCAAGTTCAAAGTCGAAATGCCCGGTGTGTCGTGGGCCTCACGTCAGGGCGACAGTGCAGTCAACTTGCCTGCGCCGCTGCCAGACCTCGATCCCGAGCCGGAGAAGGTCGACTTGCGGTACCTCTCATCGGTGCGGAGATAA
- the GYP5 gene encoding uncharacterized protein (Domain in Tre-2, BUB2p, and Cdc16p. Probable Rab-GAPs), whose amino-acid sequence MSSPSKSDLSDLATSPSETKPALPSTFKTAPKARTVSASSSTGGPSRVRAAASLWENKSSSSPASKPPGRPVSPGKLPGTGRMTPSSSSGRVTPSSRPTATRSNSSGGRATPTSTAKRTPLSPKLSIPNGQANGSVPGSFKSTSSELDMASPRSATPPPLLASPVPPVPSLPAVHSPVEKEKVDVLSREPTPPPVASPVRSPVSPATSTLLPAAPISPTIDPSPSVPEAKPTISSVPPESVIEANLQGNTPLEESAKNDAKAVKTSPKADAKAAKSTAPQVESKTTSKVQRKAAPKFKELREDKPKPAPVIIKKPEIKLEDKLKTAISIKPVEVAEEPTVARDDATRALPNDDQNVALAEGSCVTVSLAPAVSPASPAAPVFQPPPSAPTTPVTPSRVAGVTSLFSRVLPASTSTSTLNPPATPTVLSTMATPPRDSSKSAMKDEHLDDARLSDEQWATARVKGSETSGSSNKDRESTPAPSPTPTPTTKSRFFSSATSAFSTLQLPSVSLPSLSATTSSQSRSADIALPLTEASHLTPAPAMPSAGVGTSPGSSWRTTMTHFLQRTQSASTTPPPVPTTPSRNGSGSIQTLNRADSSSDLYHHMREVEQEPLGEGFERVRNEMEVAAREIRRERVGRGISLGTDENVDWAFWGTVVQDYDTVANERPKELSRAIQQGIPAVIRGPIWQLMSASKNANLEETYKTLLKQTSPYEKNIQKDINRTFPSHKFFQGASGQEGLFVVCKAYSLYDPDVGYTQGLAFIVATLLLNMPDEEAFCVLVRLMTSYNLRSHYLDNMPGLQLRLFQFDRLVEDVLPLLNAHLVRKGIKSSMYASQWLMTLFSYRFPLSLVYRVTDIVLAEGTEAVFRFAVALLRKCEDQLLKLEFEELLAFLTGDLYECYRIESEDGEEHWRSNDFVRDAYQTRITPLMLDQYESEWNEKCRIQTEHLRQLEGYARETEQLRGANRHLSSQVKNLEGSLATMNQEHVELVRQLVLAKIAKEDMETELVKYKAMCAALAQGREEDVDLPHIASRGSHTSLTPLPPSRRGSAVVSPTSHSPNLSPQRSAASGHASPITSPTERVPPGLAGRAD is encoded by the exons ATGTCGTCCCCCAGCAAGTCCGATCTCAGTGACCTGGCTACCAGCCCATCGGAAACCAAGCCTGCTCTTCCCTCCACGTTCAAGACGGCACCCAAGGCCCGCACGGTTTCTGCCTCGAGCAGCACTGGCGGCCCAAGCAGGGTGCGCGCAGCAGCCTCCTTGTGGGAGAACAAgagctccagctcgccggcTAGCAAGCCTCCTGGGCGTCCGGTCTCACCCGGCAAGCTTCCGGGAACGGGTCGcatgacgccgagctcgagctctgGGAGGGTcacgccttcctcgcgccCCACTGCCACGCGCTCCAACTcgagcggcggccgtgCCACGCCTACCTCGACCGCCAAGCGCACTCCTCTCTCACCCAAGCTCAGCATACCCAATGGGCAGGCCAACGGTTCTGTGCCCGGCTCGTTCAAGTCAACGAGctccgagctcgacatggCCTCGCCCCGCTCGGCCACGCCACCGCCCTTGTTGGCTTCGCCTGTGCCGCCTGTGCCATCACTCCCTGCAGTGCATTCGCCCGTGGAGAAGGAAAAGGTGGACGTGCTGTCCCGTGAGCCGACTCCGCCCCCTGTCGCTTCTCCTGTGAGGTCGCCCGTTTCCCCAGCCACGTCCACCCTCCTTCCAGCTGCGCCGATCTCTCCGACAATTGACCCTTCACCTTCCGTGCCAGAAGCGAAGCCGACGATCTCTTCTGTGCCACCAGAGTCGGTCATCGAGGCGAACCTTCAAGGTAACACGCCGCTGGAGGAGAGCGCTAAGAacgacgccaaggccgtGAAGACCTCACCGAAGGCggacgccaaggctgcgAAGAGTACTGCGCCACAGGTCGAGAGCAAGACCACATCGAAAGTCCAGCGCAAGGCGGCGCCAAAGTTCAAGGAACTGCGTGAggacaagcccaagcccgcACCGGTTATCATCAAGAAGCCCGAGATCAAGCTCGAAGACAAGCTCAAGACCGCGATCAGCATCAAGCctgtcgaggtcgccgaggagccgACGGTCGcacgcgacgacgcgacaCGAGCATTGCCGAACGACGACCAGAATGTCGCTCTAGCTGAAGGCAGCTGCGTCACAGTGTCCTTGGCACCAGCTGTCTCTCCAGCGTCTCCCGCAGCTCCCGTTTTCCAACCACCGCCTTCCGCTCCGACAACCCCTGTCACTCCGTCTCGCGTCGCAGGTGTAACGTCGCTGTTTAGCCGGGTTCTCCCCGCATCTACCTCGACTTCGACTCTCAATCCACCTGCAACTCCCACTGTTTTATCCACTATGGCCACACCACCCCGCGACTCGTCCAAGAGCGCGATGAAGGacgagcacctcgacgacgcaaGGCTTTCAGACGAGCAGTGGGCCACAGCCAGGGTCAAGGGTAGCGAgacctcgggctcgagcAACAAGGACCGCGAGAGCACGCCCGCGCCCTCTCCTACGCCCACGCCTACCACCAAAAgccgcttcttctccagCGCGACTTCCGCTTTCAGCACCCTTCAGCTCCCGTCGGtctcccttccctcatTGTCAGCCACTACCTCCTCCCAGTCTCGATCGGCCGACATCGCGCTGCCACTCACCGAGGCCTCGCATTTGACCCCTGCACCAGCTATGCCTTCAGCGGGGGTGGGCACATCGCCCGGTTCGTCATGGCGGACGACCATGACGCACTTCCTGCAGCGTACGCAGTCCGCGTCCACCACGCCACCTCCGGTCCCCACCACACCTTCTCGGAATGGCTCAGGATCAATCCAGACGCTCAACCGGgccgactcgtcgtccgactTGTACCACCACAtgcgcgaggttgagcaAGAGCCGCTTGGTGAGGGCTTTGAGCGCGTGCGTAACGAGATGGAGGTCGCAGCGCGTGAGATCCGTCGTGAGCGCGTGGGGCGTGGGATCTCGCTGGGCACGGATGAGAATGTCGATTGGGCTTTTTGGGGGACCGTGGTGCAGGATTACGATACAGTGGCCAACGAACGGCCCAAGGAGCTGTCTCGCGCCATCCAGCAGGGTATCCCGGCTGTCATACGCGGTCCGATCTGGCAGCTGATGAGCGCAAGCAAGAAtgccaacctcgaggagACGTACAAGACGCTGCTCAAGCAGACGAGCCCTTACGAAAAGAACATCCAGAAAGACATCAACAGAACGTTCCCGTCGCACAAGTTCTTCCAGGGGGCGAGTGGCCAGGAAGGGCTGTTTGTCGTCTGCAAGGCGTACTCTCTGTACGACCCCGATGTTGGCTACACCCAGGGCCTCGCGTTCATCGTGGCCACCCTCTTACTCAAC ATGccggacgaggaggcgttTTGCGTGCTTGTCCGCCTCATGACGTCTTACAACCTCCGCTCGCACTACCTCGACAACATGCCAGGCCTCCAGCTCCGTCTGTTCCAGTTcgatcgcctcgtcgaggacgtcctccctctcctcaacGCGCACCTTGTGCGCAAGGGCATCAAGAGCTCGATGTACGCGTCGCAGTGGCTGATGACGCTCTTCTCGTACCG cttccccctctcccttgTCTACCGCGTTACCGACATTGTGCTGGCGGAGGGCACCGAGGCTGTGTTCCGTTTCGCGGTCGCCCTTCTCCGCAAATGCGAGGACCAGCTTCTCAAGCTCGAGttcgaggagctgctggCTTTCCTGACCGGTGACCTGTACGAGTGCTACCGCATCGAGTctgaggatggcgaggagcatTGGCGCAGCAACGACTTTGTCCGTGACGCCTACCAGACCAGAAT CACGCCGTTAATGTTGGACCAGTACGAGTCGGAGTGGAACGAGAAGTGTCGCATCCAGACCGAGCATCTCCGCCAGCTGGAGGGGTACGCACGCGAGACAGAGCAGCTGCGCGGCGCCAACCGCCATCTCAGCAGCCAAGT CAAGAACCTTGAGGGGTCACTGGCAACGATGAACCAGgagcacgtcgagctcgtgcgtCAGCTGGTTCTTGCCAAGAttgccaaggaggacaTGGAGACGGAACTTGTCAAGTACAAGGCGATGTGCGCTGCGCTGGCGCAGGgtcgcgaggaggatgtggaTCTGCCGCACATCGCGAGCCGTGGTTCGCACACGTCGCTCACGCCGCTGCCACCAAGTCGCCGCGGTAGTGCCGTGGTCTCGCCTACTTCGCACAGCCCCAACCTCTCGCCGCAgcggtcggcggcgtcgggccACGCCTCGCCCATCACCTCGCCCACGGAACGCGTCCCGCCCGGCCTCGCTGGCCGGGCAGACTAG
- the TAF9 gene encoding uncharacterized protein (Transcription initiation factor IID, 31kD subunit), protein MTSTSARPTVPRDGRLLALILASKGISDADDRVIHQLLDFAHRYTADVLGAAQQLADHAGRTGAQANRIEKEDVELAIQMRRRHEFVEQPPRDYLANLAHELNSVPLPPLPESFEVVRLPPASQRLTEVTFDLVPTDAAMVLSDDGMSESESESDSDADGEEDEPGVQDAEGEDDEMEEVVPGSAAPQREVEVDEDYDA, encoded by the exons ATGACATCCACCTCAGCCCGACCAA CTGTACCACGCGACGGGCGCCTGCTGGCCCTTATCCTCGCGAGCAAGGGGAtcagcgacgccgacgaccgcgtcatccaccagctcctcgacttTGCGCATC GTTACACCGCCGACGTCcttggcgcggcgcagcagctcgcggacCATGCTGGGCGGACGGGTGCACAGGCGAACCGTATCGAGAAAGAGGATGTCGAACTCGCCATCCAAATGCGCCGGCGGCACGAGTTCGTCGAGCAGCCTCCCCGGGAT TACCTTGCCAACCTCGCGCATGAGCTCAACTCCGTTCCTTTACCCCCACTCCCCGAATCGTTTGAGGTCGTGCGTCTGCCGCCCGCGTCGCAGAGGCTCACCGAGGTCACGTTCGACCTCGTGCCGACCGATGCGGCGATGGTGCTCAGTGACGACGGCatgtccgagtcggagagcgagagcgacagcgacgccgatggggaggaggacgagcctGGGGTTcaggacgccgagggcgaagacgacgagatggaggaggtcgtTCCCGGTAGCGCGGCGCCTCAACGCGaagtcgaggttgacgaggactATGACGCGTAG